One part of the Eucalyptus grandis isolate ANBG69807.140 chromosome 10, ASM1654582v1, whole genome shotgun sequence genome encodes these proteins:
- the LOC120288817 gene encoding disease resistance protein RPM1-like → MCPAVPLCISLINGFLSNAAERERAALAKKGSMMTLSDILQLSCHKLPVHLKPCFIYMALFPVTFPIPTRRLVRLWLADGLLNSHCYDIEGERTRKPEDVGEMFILELAHRNVIDVLSRRKDGSPKACQMVVPLHEMICPIAMSMGFLHIDAARKSEGRNDHDPTSQQRKPPAQPRERTKVRWLVEHANIVTVGSRSYPNLNLRHVSSFLSFHQRRGVLTKDINTFLRKMTSETDYSLLRVLDLEGVYKPSLQSVLPKLVLLRYLGLRSTVLDTIPREVADLHYLETLDIKHTNITSLPSSLWKARNWRHLHLNWFYVDLTNILKGCRNNVNALTKLQTLSGLVIGEVKDDSMTDHMNCLTTLKLFLQHSGDGTSGAAGKTLADWISLMLINLQSLTFGVIQEAKPAEGAEDAKGAKPAEEGAEALKVAEPTEVAQPTKSQIGPLPELSLAERHRDLLELYLLGQLNKPIWTQLLPSSLSVLTLSGSKVETDMMPLLGDLLKNLRTLRLFANSFLDTLSRPLFFRRPQLGTSAGGRLMGHPARADNPAPQPDSPANPTQLGSDSSPDLRRPRNLRNPYPIPDPGPTQQPRVTTGKSGTLGFSESQPRRERTECSDDNYGDGSDG, encoded by the exons ATGTGTCCTGCCGTGCCGCTCTGCATATCCTTAATCAATGGGTTTCTGTCGAATGCTGCAGAGCGCGAACGAGCAGCGTTGGCGAAAAAGGGTTCTATGATGACATTGTCAGATATACTACAATTGAGTTGCCATAAATTGCCGGTCCATCTAAAACCGTGCTTCATCTACATGGCTTTGTTCCCCGTAACATTCCCCATTCCGACAAGAAGGCTAGTGAGGCTGTGGTTGGCTGATGGCTTATTGAATTCGCATTGTTACGACATAGAAGGGGAAAGGACAAGGAAGCCCGAGGATGTGGGAGAGATGTTCATTCTGGAGCTCGCGCATAGGAATGTGATCGATGTGCTGAGCCGGAGGAAGGATGGATCCCCCAAAGCTTGCCAGATGGTCGTTCCTCTGCATGAGATGATCTGCCCAATCGCAATGAGCATGGGGTTCCTCCACATAGATGCCGCTCGCAAGTCGGAAGGCAGGAACGACCATGACCCAACCAGCCAGCAACGGAAGCCGCCAGCCCAACCCCGAGAAAGAACCAAGGTTCGGTGGCTTGTAGAGCACGCAAACATAGTCACCGTCGGCAGCCGCAGCTACCCCAATTTGAACCTCCGCCACGTGAGCTCGTTTCTGTCGTTCCACCAGAGGAGAGGCGTGCTGACCAAAGACATCAACACGTTTCTAAGGAAGATGACGTCCGAGACTGACTATAGCTTGCTAAGGGTGCTTGATTTGGAGGGTGTATATAAGCCATCCTTGCAAAGCGTGCTCCCCAAGCTGGTGCTCCTGAGGTACCTAGGGTTGAGATCCACGGTGTTGGACACGATCCCACGTGAGGTTGCGGATCTGCACTACCTCGAGACTCTGGACATAAAGCACACTAACATCACTTCGCTGCCGAGTTCCTTATGGAAGGCGAGGAACTGGAGGCACCTGCATCTAAATTGGTTTTATGTCGACTTGACGAACATCCTCAAGGGTTGTCGCAACAATGTCAATGCCTTGACTAAACTCCAAACCTTAAGCGGGCTGGTTATCGGCGAAGTGAAGGATGACTCGATGACGGACCACATGAACTGCTTGACCACGCTCAAGCTTTTCTTGCAACACTCGGGTGACGGCACCTCAGGAGCTGCAGGGAAAACATTAGCCGATTGGATTAGCCTGATGCTCATCAATCTCCAGTCCTTGACCTTTGGGGTGATACAAGAAGCCAAGCCTGCCGAAGGAGCCGAAGACGCGAAAGGAGCCAAGCCTGCGGAAGAAGGAGCCGAAGCCCTGAAAGTAGCCGAGCCAACAGAAGTAGCCCAGCCCACGAAATCGCAGATAGGCCCATTACCGGAACTGTCGTTGGCTGAACGACATCGGGACCTGTTGGAGCTCTACTTGCTGGGCCAACTCAACAAACCCATCTGGACACAGCTCTTGCCTAGCTCGCTCAGTGTATTGACTCTGTCGGGTTCGAAGGTGGAAACAGACATGATGCCCCTGTTGGGTGATCTCCTGAAGAACCTGAGGACGCTCAGGCTGTTCGCCAATTCCTTCCTAGACactttgtcgcgacctcttttttttcggcgcccgcaattgGGTACAAGTGCCGGCGGGAGGCTAATG GGACACCCGGCCCGAGCCGACAACCCGGCTCCACAACCCGACTCCCCAGCGAACCCTACCCAACTCGGCTCCGATTCATCACCCGACCTCCGCCGCCCCCGGAATTTGCGGAATCCCTACCCAATTCCCGATCCGGGTCCGACCCAACAACCCAGGGTCACGaccggaaaatcgggaaccctagggttttcCGAATCGCAGCCGAGGAGGGAGAGGACCGAGTGCAGCGACGACAACTACGGCGATGGCAGCGATGGCTAG
- the LOC104429307 gene encoding disease resistance protein RPM1-like, producing MAASDTRSCMMIAGAAAQIVSQKLDILLPHPACVECFPMQACAEDAKAKLATIQDFISTQYGPSKTTEWLGRLLRAMDYAEEFIDKFHLREARERHEALRMAARPLASLVSKCKLWRDLSMLVNMMEELCDEKFLKEGAEGKRKKEHASSSSHASVPWQGKKLARLTSFWDGQVPTNFLCREAEKTKIMSWIKETSGETEWTSIWGEQGTGKTFLARWVYSQSKYMGYEWRAWVHVSGSLDEREILFEILKQVEKLARDEKDMDTMEIMMMLRQKLTEKNRFLIVLDDVRPSDEQFVLVLAFSIPLSSKGHIITITQDSKIAKLTDTSKAGPIRLENLGNEESQRMLAWKLYGVSEGQRLSEKEKDVLNKCRGLPLRISLLGGFMSNAGEQEHTALAEEGFKLDILKLSCHKLPVHLKPCFIYMALFPVAIPIPTRRLVRLWLAEGLLDSHCYDRERKRQPEDVGETFILELANRNVIDVVSWRADGSPKACQMITSLYDMIRPIAMSLGFLHIHDTSKSKDKNDRDPNSQQQQLLAQLRERTKIRWIAEHTNIVRHGHSGSYPGLNLSHVRSFLSFYLRRGVLTKDISTFLGKMTSETDYSFLRVLDLEGVYKPSLQGVLHKLVLLRYLGLRSTVLDSIPSTVADLHHLETLDIKNTNITSLPNSLWKARNLRHLNLNWFYIDLKKILKACGDNVNALTELQTLSGLVIGEVKENPMTGHMNCMTTLTTLKLFLQHSDNDTSGAAGKTVAHWISFRLTNLQSLTFGVIQEAKPAEEAQTTKEAKLTKKEMKVAQAEGEAQLAEEDKVDQQPPGEAQLAEKATKEATKVSKPSKKAKPVTSQVGPLPELLLAEQHHELLELYLLGQLNNPSWTQLLPVSLRVLTLSGSRVKADMIPQLGGLLKQLRTFRLLANSFLGTSLRFAKDGFPSLVILKIWKLPCLQELIIEKGAMLHLKELEFRHLDAIKNVEGINECKELENICLVVKQGAHDFVDHLRARIGRMMHMYKREDIETLEPKDDDEDDRDKKGDILYLHI from the exons ATGGCTGCTTCCGACACGAGAAGCTGCATGATGATTGCCGGAGCCGCTGCCCAGATCGTGTCGCAGAAACTAGATATCTTGCTCCCTCACCCGGCCTGCGTCGAGTGCTTCCCGATGCAAGCCTGCGCGGAGGATGCCAAGGCGAAGCTGGCCACGATCCAAGACTTCATTTCCACTCAATATGGACCGTCCAAAACCACGGAGTGGTTAGGGCGGCTCCTCCGAGCCATGGACTATGCTGAAGAATTCATCGACAAGTTCCACCTCAGAGAGGCCCGCGAGAGGCACGAGGCCCTGCGCATGGCAGCAAGGCCGTTGGCCTCGCTAGTCTCCAAGTGCAAGCTGTGGAGGGACTTGTCCATGCTTGTGAATATGATGGAGGAGTTATGTGATGAGAAGTTCTTGAAGGAGGGGGCCGAGGGCAAGAGGAAAAAGGAACATGCTAGTTCCTCCTCCcatgctagtgttccttggcaAGGCAAAAAACTGGCGAGGCTGACTAGTTTCTGGGATGGGCAAGTGCCAACTAACTTCTTATGTCGCGAGGCTGAGAAAACGAAAATAATGAGTTGGATAAAAGAAACATCGGGGGAGACTGAATGGACTTCGATTTGGGGCGAGCAAGGCACTGGCAAGACGTTCCTTGCGAGATGGGTCTACAGCCAATCGAAGTACATGGGCTATGAGTGGCGCGCTTGGGTCCACGTCTCGGGCAGCTTGGACGAGCGGGAGATCCTGTTTGAGATACTGAAGCAAGTCGAGAAGCTAGCGAGGGACGAGAAAGACATGGATACCATGGAGATAATGATGATGCTGCGCCAGAAATTGACCGAGAAGAACAGATTCCTCATAGTGTTGGATGACGTGCGGCCATCCGACGAGCAATTCGTGCTAGTGCTAGCGTTTAGCATCCCCCTCTCCTCAAAGGGCCACATAATTACCATAACTCAGGACAGTAAGATAGCCAAGTTAACGGATACATCCAAGGCAGGGCCGATCAGACTGGAAAACTTGGGCAATGAAGAAAGCCAGAGGATGCTTGCTTGGAAGTTGTATGGAGTATCCGAAGGTCAGAGACTCtcagagaaggagaaggatgTCCTAAACAAGTGTCGTGGCTTGCCACTCCGTATATCCTTACTCGGCGGGTTTATGTCAAATGCTGGTGAGCAAGAACACACGGCGTTGGCGGAAGAGGGTTTCAAGTTAGATATACTAAAATTGAGTTGCCATAAATTGCCGGTCCATCTAAAACCGTGCTTCATCTACATGGCTTTGTTCCCCGTAGCAATCCCCATTCCGACAAGAAGGCTAGTGAGGCTGTGGTTGGCCGAGGGCTTATTGGATTCGCATTGTTACGacagagaaaggaaaaggcagCCTGAGGACGTGGGAGAGACGTTCATTCTGGAGCTCGCGAATAGGAACGTGATCGACGTAGTGAGCTGGAGGGCGGATGGATCCCCCAAAGCTTGCCAAATGATCACCTCCCTGTACGACATGATCCGCCCAATTGCAATGAGCCTGGGGTTCCTCCATATACATGACACTAGCAAGTCGAAAGACAAGAATGACCGTGATCCAAACAGCCAGCAACAACAGCTGCTGGCCCAACTGCGAGAAAGAACCAAGATTCGGTGGATTGCGGAGCACACGAACATAGTCAGACATGGCCACAGCGGCAGCTACCCCGGTTTGAATCTCAGCCATGTCCGCTCGTTTCTGTCGTTCTACCTGAGGAGAGGCGTGCTCACCAAAGACATCAGCACGTTTCTAGGGAAGATGACGTCCGAGACTGACTATAGCTTTCTAAGGGTGCTTGATTTGGAGGGCGTGTATAAGCCATCCTTGCAAGGTGTGCTCCACAAGCTGGTGCTTCTAAGGTACCTAGGATTGAGATCCACGGTGTTGGACTCGATCCCGAGTACCGTTGCAGATCTGCATCATCTTGAGACTCTCGACATAAAGAACACCAACATCACTTCGCTGCCGAATTCCTTGTGGAAGGCGAGGAACTTGAGGCACCTGAATCTCAACTGGTTCTACATCGACTTGAAGAAGATCCTCAAGGCTTGTGGTGACAATGTCAATGCCTTGACTGAACTCCAAACCTTAAGCGGGCTGGTTATCGGTGAAGTGAAGGAGAACCCGATGACGGGTCACATGAACTGCATGACCACGCTCACCACGCTAAAGCTTTTCTTGCAGCACTCGGATAACGACACCTCCGGCGCTGCAGGGAAAACAGTAGCCCATTGGATTAGCTTCAGGCTCACCAATCTCCAGTCCTTGACCTTTGGGGTGATCCAAGAAGCCAAGCCCGCGGAAGAAGCCCAAACCACGAAAGAAGCCAAGCTCACGAAAAAGGAGATGAAAGTAGCCCAAGCAGAGGGAGAAGCCCAGCTCGCGGAAGAAGACAAAGTAGACCAACAACCCCCGGGAGAAGCCCAGCTCGCGGAAAAGGCCACGAAAGAAGCCACAAAAGTATCCAAGCCCTCCAAAAAAGCCAAGCCCGTGACATCGCAGGTAGGCCCGTTACCGGAACTGTTGTTGGCTGAACAACATCACGAACTGTTGGAGCTCTACTTGCTGGGCCAACTCAACAATCCCAGCTGGACACAGCTCTTGCCAGTGTCGCTCCGGGTTTTGACCCTGTCGGGTTCGAGGGTGAAGGCAGACATGATACCCCAGTTGGGTGGTCTCCTGAAACAACTGAGGACCTTCAGGCTCTTGGCCAATTCCTTCCTAGGCACTAGTCTGAGGTTCGCCAAAGATGGGTTTCCAAGCCTCGTGAtcttgaagatttggaagctGCCTTGCCTTCAGGAGTTGATTATTGAAAAAGGGGCAATGCTCCATCTCAAAGAACTTGAGTTTAGGCACCTCGATGCGATAAAAAATGTTGAAGGAATCAACGAGTGTAAGGAATTGGAGAATATTTGTTTGGTAGTCAAACAGGGTGCTCACGATTTTGTTGACCATCTCAGGGCCAGAATAGGTCGAATGATGCATATGTACAAAAGAGAAGATATTGAAACGCTTGAACctaaggatgatgatgaggacgACAG GGACAAAAAAGGAGACATTCTCTACCTTCACATTTAA